The genomic stretch GACCTCGGTAAGCGTAGAGCGGTAATGGAGTGGGCATTAAACAATCAATTTGGTGTTTTTGGTCTTATTGAGACTAGGGTAAAGCCAGGTAATATTGATTTAGCTTCGAGGCTCTTTAGTGCCAAGTGGAGGCTTATCTCCAACCATTCGACATCTGATGCAGCAAGGATTTGGTTGCTTTGGGATGAAGATCAGGTTATGCTTCAGCCGATCAATATTTCCTCTCAAATTATCCATGCTCTGGTGACTTTGAAATGTAATCAACAGGTCTTTTATGTTTCGATGGTGTATGGAGAGAATTTTGCTCTGGACAAGGAAGCTTTATGGCATGATCTTCGTCAGTTGAGCTCCTCTTTGTCTCATCCTTGGATTGTCCTTGGCGATTTTAATTCTATTAAATCGCCAGGGGAAAAACGAGGTGGTAGACCAGTTACTTTACAGGTTGCCCAACCGATAGCGGATTGCTTATCTGATTCTGGTCTTAGTGACCTTAAGTGGAGTGGGAATCTCTTCAGCTGGTGTAACAAAGCTTTTGGGTCCGATGGGATTGAGCGTAAGATTGATCGTGTTTAGGTGGATCAGAATTGGATGGATGCTTTTCCTAATTCCCATGCGCATTTTCATAATCCCGGTGTTTCTGACCACTCTCCGATGGTTGTGACGATGGGGAACACTCCTAAAAGGCGTGGTCGGAAATTCTATTTTTACAACCACTGGATTGATCATGATGAGTTCCTTCCCTTAGTTCGAGATGTGTGGAGTCAGCCAGTAGATGGAAACCCCATGTTCATTATCCTCTCCAAGCTCAAAGCTCTAAAGGGTGTTCTTAAATATTGGAGTAGAAGAGTGTTCCATCCCCTAGATAAAAAAATTGCAGAGACAACTGAGGAGGTTCAGTCCTTACAGACCATGCTTGGTTCTGGTTTAATTGATGAGGGGTTGGTTTCTCGCGAGCTGGTTGCAGTTCAGCATCTTCAGCGCTTGATGAATGCTCGTGAATCACAGCTCCGTCAAAAAGCTCGTATAAGATTCCTACAGGATGGGGATGGTAATACTGAATTTTTTCATCGCTCATTGATGACTAGAAGAACCCGAAATAAGATCTCTTCGATCCAATCTTCTAATGGGGATTGGATTTCTGATGACGATGCAATTCGAGAGGAAGCTGCAAAGTATTTTGCTGACGCTTACATGGGCTCTCCCCAAATTGGTTGTGACTCCCTTGAGCTCCCTACCGATAGATCTTTATCTAGGGTGGATAGAGAGATGCTTGTCAAGGATTTTACGATGGAAGATGTCAAAAACATTGTTTTCGCTATGGATAATGATAGCTCGTCGGGCACCGATGGTTTTGGTGCTTACTTCTGCAAGTGCACTTGGGACATTACCGGTCCAGATGTCTGCAAGGCcatccttgattttttttcggAACCCAAGATTTCCAGAGCAGGTAAAACTCTCCAGACTGACTCTGATTCCTAAGGGTGATACCCAGAACTCTTTCAGTGATTTTAGACCCATTGTTGTTAGTTCTTTAATTTACCGATTTATTGCTAAGCTAATTGCTAATAGGATCAAATTAGTCTTGCATTAATTGGTGGGCTTGAATCAATCTACTTTCATAGAAGGGCGTCAGATTTATGATAATGTGATTCTATGTCAAGAGATAGTGCATGATTATTATCGTCATAAGGGGATGCCTCGCTTTGCTGGTAAATTGGATCTTCGTAAGGCTTACGACTCAGTGCAATGGAGTTACTTGTTTACTCTCCTTCTTCGCTTGGAGTTTCCTCCTATTTTTATAAACCGGATCATGCAGTGCATTACTCAGCCTGGATATGTGGTTTTCCTCAATGGTGCTCAGTCTTCCAGGTTCTCTGCCAACAAGGGATTGAGGCAGGGATGCCCTGTCCCCTTTCTTATTTAATattgtattacataattttTATGATTCTCTTACAATGGCAGCTCGAGGGGGTACATTTAAATACCATCAATCCTGTGAGAAATCTGAGATCACCTCTTTGTGTATTGCTGatgatttgtttgtttttaggAGAGCCTCCGAAGCAAATGCTACTTGCCCGGACCAGATTTTTGGTAGATTTTCTTTAGTATCCGGTCTTTCCATGAACAAGggaaaatcaaatatttttttcgtAAATTGCTCTGATATTTCTCAAGCTTAGATTTGCAGTATTACAGGAATTGAGCCTGGGCATCTTCCAATTAAATATTTGGGGGTTCCTCTACATTCTCGGTCTCTACGGTCTCATGAGTTTACTGGCTTGATTGCAAAGATTGAATCTCGATTGTCGTCCTGGAAAGCAAAAGCCCTCTCTTATGCCGGTCGTTTGACCCTCATTAAATCTGTGATTATGGGCATTATTGCTTATTGGCTCAACATGTTTCGTATTCCTCAGACCATTCTTCACCAATTGGAGCAGATGATGGCTAAGTTCCTTTGGTGGGACAATGCTGAAACAGGGTTGATGCAGTTTGCCGATGAATTTAggatatcttttatttactttccatttttaaAGCTAGAATTAGTTGGTAGTAATTTTATTcagattgaatttttattttagttgtcaattagtttagtttccattttagtgaACTCCCAATTTTAttgctttggttttcttttataagctaTGTAATACACTAGTAACAGACAGAGTTTTTGGAATGAAATAATTTGAACAACTGGTCTAATGGCTGATGACTGTGATTGTGTGTGACCCCccctacttttcttcttcttcttccttatattcttcatcttcctctgttattcttcttcttcttcttttctcttttctggttGTATTCCCTTTCTCTGTTACTGGGCGGTAGTTGCAGTCCCAAACAAGGGGATCAATCTCCCTCGTTCTTAAACTGTTTGGACTGAGATTTTAGTAGAGGGTTTTCCTTCCCTAGGCGACTCTAGTCCTAGAATCTCATCTCCACAGGGTCGTTCTATCAAGAGGTTTGAAACCTGGTTCAGATCTAGTTCTGTGCCTTGCGTTGGAATCAGTTGCAGGTGAAGTTAGTTGCTGCTGGCATAGTTCATCCCTACCGCTGACTTGTGCATCTGATAGGGTGGGAAGCTTCGACATAATTATTGAATTCACAGTACCAGTAGAAGAGCCCTCGAAGGGGTTACTGGGCTCGAACCAGAATTGCCTCCCGCCTCCATTATTGAGCgcaaggttgaagacaacctaaaACTAGGACTTCTGGTCGTGGGTTGGTATTCACAATTCTTTTCCAAAGTTGCCCTTACCTTTGTTTACTGTAACCACATTATCCTTTACTTCTGTTGCTGCCTAGTTTATCTCCACTAAATATTTATTAATTCTCTTTAAGTCCCATCTCCTAAATAGCTCACAAATAAGTCCCTCCAACTTCTGAATTCTTTATTAAAGACACCCCTCTTTATTAGTTTGCAAAGTAACCCTCCCTTCttggttttatttcaatttaaccCCACTACTATTTTAATTCTAGAGTTGCTCCTTTTTCTTTGAAGTTAATTCCTTTTAAGTCCTTAGTCACTTATTTCAATCTATAAAGCTCCTAAATCTTATCAGAAATTACATTATTGCCCCTAGTTTGCCTAGAGTGAACTATTTGGTTCTTTAGTGGGCTCTAAGCGATCCGACTTTCTGGGATCCGCATCAAGGGTCCTATAAGGTGGCCTAGAGCTCGGTGTACGCCCAAAATAGAGGGGGGATTGGGTCTGCATCGTCTTGCCGATTGGAACATGGCTGCGCTCATGAGACATGTTTGGAGTATAGCCTCAAAATCTACAACTTGTTGGACTTGGTTTGTGGAAAGTAGGTGGTTGAGATCTCTCTCTATTTGGTCTCTGCCGACTCCCACTCACTGCTCCAACACGTTTAAGGCTATTCTCCTATCCCGTGATTATGCTATGAAATGTGCTAGGAGCTTGATTTGTAATGGGAGTGATATTGTTCTATGGTATGATCCGTGGTTCCCTAATGGCCCTCTTTACACTCATGGCACCTTGATTGTGGAAGCGCTGGGGCGGCACAATACTGATACGGTGGCTGAGTTGTTATTGGATAATGGTGAGTGGGTTTCTAACATTACCAATTCTTCTATTTGTAGGAGGTGGTCAGAGGTCACCGCCACCAGGCTTCATCCCAGGTTGCCGCAAGACAGCATCGTCTGGACTCCCACTCCTTCAGGCCAATTCACGCTCAAGTCGGCTTGGGAAGTTGTCCGACCTCGGCACGATATGGTTAGTTGGCActttttggtctggtttggatGTGCTCAACCCCGCTTCTCTTTCATCACCTGGTTGGCCATTCGGCGTCGGCTTTCTACCAAGAATAGAATTGCATCTTGGGGTGTATCTGTTGACTCCACATGCATTCTCTGCAAGGATTCAATTGAGGATCTTGATCACCTTTTTTTCAGTTGTTCTTATACTTCTGTGTTGTGGCCCAGAATCTTGGACATGTGTGGCTTCAAACGGAATAATTTATCCTCTTGGAAACAATGAGGTAGAGTGGTTGTGTCAGCATTGCAAAGGGAGTTCTATGATTTCCTTTGTTCGACGTTTTTGTTTTCAGGCCACGGTGTATCGGATTTGGTCCGAAAGGAATAGTAGGGTCTTTGGGAAGCAAGAGACTGATTTGGATGGATTATTCCACCGTATTATTTCTGATATCCAAGGTCGATTTTCCCATCTTCAAGGTAGCGCTACTGATTCCTCCCTCCACAAGGATTTTTTCCATAGgtggaaaattaaattaaactttTCTCCTCTGAGGATAAAACTCTTTTCATGGCCGTTCCCTCCCTCTTCTTGGGTCTTTGTGAATTGCGATGGTTCTATTAGAAATGGAATGGGTGGCTATGGAGTTTTGGCTCCTGATGCTAGTGGATTTCCCCTCTTTGCCTTAGCAGGTGCTATGGAGTGTGGCAATATTCTCTACATAGAGCTCCTTGCCATAAAGAaggggtttgaaaaagcccgtCTTATACATTGCTCCCATATTCAAATTCGGTCGGACTCCCTCATGGCTATTCAGATGATTATAGGGCGCTACCGGCCTTCTTGGTTTGTTTTGGATTTACTTGATGACATATTTGTTTTGACTTCCTTCTTCCAGCAATGTGTGTTCTTCCACCATGTTCATGAGATAAATTCTTGTGCCGATTTCTTGGCGAGTTTTCTCTGTGGCCCTCAGGAGATTGATCTTCTCCCAAGTGACCTTCCTGCAGCCCTGAACGTTTTGATTCGGGATGATGCGGTGGGAAAGGTGTATCCTCAACTGTAATTCTTTTCctattcattaattaattatatttctccttgctcccaaaaaaaaaaaaaacagaaaagagttCCATTGAGGAGACTCTCTCCAGCATTTTATGAAGGGAAAAAATGGATTCTTTTGTATGCCAAGACACAAAAGTCGGGGGGTGACACCCCTCTCCCCCTCTAAAACCCCCTATTTACGATTCATCAACCAGGCTTCCCACATGCCCGAATTAGTACTCAGGCATCGTGGAAACGCTTATATTAAATAAAGGAACTATTTTTTTAGGGGGTAAGGGAAGCAACCACATGCTTTTTATATTCCATAACTCAAATCAACTCTTATTAGAGGCTACTTAAGGTCCCAAACAACCAATCTAGACCACTAACCCTTCACCAAGAAAGAAATTACAGAAGCCACTTTTCAATTTAAGTCCCAAAACCACTatgctaaaaataaaaaggacaaGTTCTCTGAGCAATCAACAGAGGGTATGCTAGCACGCACATGAAATGAAATCTCTGCTCCTATTTACAAAGCCATTCCATCACCCCTCACTGGTATGCTCCTTATGCTGCTTGCCTAGAAAACCCCTtcccaaagaaaaataaaacaaaactgcCTTACCATGATCAAGCAGCTTATTAATATGGCCACCAATATGGAAATACAGACAGCTTTCACATGGGTAACCAAATGCATATAAACAGATAATGAAGGATGATTCAACATTTAACTATTCTGATTTATCAGTTCCTCCACACACACCCCTCATACCTTTACACAATTAAGTGACGGATTGTAGGGTGAGATTGCAACCCTCAAAGCTTATCAACCACAGAAAGTGAAAAGCGCAAATGCCACATTCAAGAGAGAAACCATGAGAACATGTCAATatcaggaaaggaaaaaaaaaaaaggccatctTCAATTCCATCACAGGACTTTAGTAAGAAGAGATCAACTGTGTGAAAGCAACAGATGAAACCCCAAGCCTAGACGTTGAAGCAGTTtcgagaaagaaaagagaaacttgCAAACACAGATATCCAAGTTCAATCAAAAGGAAAcgacaaaaagaaagaagacgaAGAAATCAAGCGAAATATCACAAGGGAAGGGAATTTTATGTCTTCGATGCACAAGCTCAAATTAATCTGTATCTCTATACAAAGTCAACGGCTACGTATCACACCATTCCTTGAACGGTTGAATAAATCTATAACATCTGAGAACAGCCAGgggaaaaaattttcaaaagacAATATCGATACAAGGAGATCAAAATGAAATtgtaaaaagaaagagaaatcagGGGAGAACGATACCTAACGCCAGCATCACCAACGATCCCAATCGCCATACCAGCAGAGAGTCCAGCAAGACCACAGGCAAGACCAGAAGAAAGGTGTGCGTAACCATCAAAAAGGTAATAAGATTTGGCCTTGGGGTTAATTCCAGTACTGATGATGACGGCAATAATCAGTCCATAAATACCTAAAACTCCAGCCATAACGACTGGAACGATCGATTTCATCACAAGCTCTGGCCTCATAACACCCATAGAGGCCACACCAACACCACTCTTTGCGGTTCCATAAGCAGCTCCCATACCTGGAACAGCGATCAAAACCCCAGATCCGCATTAAGAACTTAAGAGAAGCACAATCCAAATTCACAAAATgctatgagaaaaagaaaaagaaaaagacgctatcataataaaaaaattagggttaaaaTTCGCCTACAGGAGAAAACTAGAGCAGCTGCAGCACCAAGGAAGCCGAAGAAAGGGGCAGTTTCATCGCCGCTGAAGGTAGAAGACATTTTCTCTGCTTATTATGTGCAGAAACTACAATTAGATCTGAGAATTCTTCTCTCTACAAACTACAGAGAGAACTGATGCAGggtccttcttcctcctctaccTGACCCTCTTCTCTCTGTCGAGGCAGATTTACAATGGGAATCTTTTGCGACTTCGCTCAGATCCATTCccttccaaaagaaaagaaaatatctaaaataccaCTGCGggaaattatataaaaaaaggtACAGTACCTATTTTTATTTACATGAAGCCCCTGATGATGGAATGTAAAATGGTAAAAGTAACCCGAATGTATTCCATGCTTAACCAAAGATATCCTACTAAAGAAAATTGAATTTAtctaaattttttgtttgggaCCATATTTTCATGGAAGCATTAACTAATTTTCTTGTAAATCGTTCACCAGCCatgtcctttttattttttattttattttttttttaacgatgaTCGAGACCATAttaaggttgaatgagaaccattcaactttcactgaaagcaatgaagagcatcaaacaccctgtgtgagtggcccaaggtgtgcctagtgggagtcgaactcaggacATCCTattttacggctcgtaccaagtttgttgttcaccaactgcgctacccccttgggttggcCATGGCCACTCTCATCTTTCCGAAGTTGAAGCCAAAGCTATTGCCCAAATTCCTTTGCCTATCTCTCttaaagaatatttttttacttggaATTTTAATCGATCTAGTGTGTTTATTGTTAGATTTGCCTATTTTTGTCCTTGGTCTTCAACTTTTCAGGCTTCTTCATCTCAAGGCCCTTTTTTTAAACATTTGTTGAAGTTAAAATTGATTCTTAAGATTCAATTTTTTGTGTGGAGATGCTATAACAATGTTATTGCTATGAAGCAGCTTCTAGTAAGGCATTATTTGGTGCCTTCTTCTACCTGTCCTTTATGTTCAAGAGTGGATCAATTAGTAGCTCATGCATTATTCCAATGTTCTTTTGCCTTAACAATATGGTTTGTATCTCCATTATGTTTTGATACATTTTGCTTTTTGAGTGAGAGCTTTAAGgattggctaaactttctctttgTTCATTATCTCATTTGTTCTACTTTGTGGCAGATTTGGAAGGCCAGAAATAATGCAATATTTAATCATGTAGAGCCTAATCTTCTCATTATTTCAACAGCAATTTCAACCTCCATCCGAGAAAGGTATTTTTGTATTGGAGCTGTTGGCCATGAAGAGACGACTTTTTCTCATCGAGAAAGCAACATGGTGCCCAATGTTATTGCTATATCTGATTTTTCTGCTCCTCTGTGGACCATTTTATTTTAACCACTGATGGTGCCTAGAGATCCTCTTCATGCAAAGGCGAGCATAGAGCTATTATTACAACATTAGCGGGTGGTTTTGTCGCTGCCAACTGTAGAGCAGAGATTAGTTTTTCAGCAGCTGCTCAGAAGCTGATGCAGTAAGGGATGAGATCCTCTTGGTTAAATTCTTAGGCATTAACTCTTGTTATTTGTAATGATTGCATAGCTGTAATTTTTGCTTGTAAAGGGCTTCCTTCTTCATTTGATTGTGCTAGCCCATTGATTGTCAAAGACATTTTAGTGTTGCTAGAGtcgttttatttttttcttttcagatttCTACCTCGCATTGACAATAGAGGGGCACATTGTTTAGCTCAAGGAGCTGTAAGGTTTGGTCTTTTTAGATCTTAGTGGTTTAAACCACCTCTGTGTCTTGTAAACCATGTTTTTGTGGGAAGATGTTTCACCTTCTCTGATTTTGCTTAATAAAGTGTTTgtttatggtaaaaaaaaaaaaaaaccaaagataTCCTACTACAGAAAATTGAATTTATCTAAATATTTAGTTTGGGACCATAGTTTCATGGAAGAATTAACTAATTTTCTTGTAAATCGTTCACCGGCCATGGGAAAAGGTATTGGGGGAGAGTTTTTTGTTTGGGAGCACAACCCATGCCTCAGCACAGAAAAAAATGAGAACGTAGAAACATCAGTAGATGAGGGATTTAGGTCTTTCATTGGGGATAGGGTGGTCATTTTACCCACTTATAAATTTGGACATGGACTCTGCCAGGGGTGCAACAGGGTCCGATTGcgctgggcttcttaaaaccctagcccaaccctgagtccccttaactaggcccaaacacgccctgaccctgactcagggctgCAAAACTTCAATCCAGGCCCAACCCTTtagggttcaacccaacccttacaTGGCCTGATTGGCCCTGGtttttcagggtcgggccgAGATGACCCTGATttgaccctggtttgccatcaagggccagATATACCCTGAGCCTGAGCCTGAGcctgaccctacaaaatataaaataactaaaaaataaagaatattcataataaagaggagattagaaataataataaaaaaaaaaaaccacaagatcacaaattacttgtcatgaggaaaacatcctaaagcaagcattcaaacaatacaaataactccaactatgatgataaacaaagaggaaaTTATCCATAGAAAGCAAATAatgcaaaaaatttcaattatttgtcataataaacaaagagatcatcttaaTAAAGTAAACAatcgaagatctcaaaacccttgtcatgttaaccaaagaggagaacatcctaagaaaacaaaaaatccaaagttaACATCATGGCAAAAACCAGGGCCAGGTCAtgccaaaattcagaataaaaaaatcaagccCAAGTTCAGGGCGGGCTGGGCCAGCCAatgacatcaacccttacccaccaAGGCGGGCTGGGCCAGCCAatgacatcaacccttacccaccctgacTTAGGGTCAAACATTTCAAAGTCGGGCTGGCCCTCAGGGCTAAACTTGCAGCCCCTAGACTCTACACTCCAAaacaaattctttttttctttcttgggtaGAAACCCAAAGACTTTTTTCTTCTCGGGGGAATGGTTCCCAAAAATATTCTTTAGGAACGtctatgatttttcttttttcctttggtcAATTTCCAACCGATTAAATCGATGCCAGGATTGTCAAGAGAGATCCATCCGTATGGTGGAGGCTATACCGATGATGGGGTGCACAAATTAGTACCCACCAGGGTTTAAAAACCCGGAATCGGGATCTGGATCCTGATCAGTCTGGATAGGATTTATTGGAATCCGCCTGAAAAACCCTGCAGACGCTGGTTTCATCCCATTTTCTGCTGCAGTTGTCACAGATTAAAGATCAATGGCAAAATGTCAAGAGTCAAAACAGTAAAGAAAGCATCAACAGGAACTACAATTTCATTTCCTAAACACAAGAAGAGTATGGGAGAAAAGAACACCTAAaagaaattataataaaaaccAAATACAAATTTTGAATTCCCATATAGGATGTGATGCATTTTACTAACCCAGTACATGAGAGTTATAAAACAGGTGGAGCCAATCAAACGACCTTCATTTAATATAATTTCAGTTTACACTCATCTAATAAACTACTTCAATGAACCAAACCCTTAAATCTCCAACAGGTCTCAATATTTACAAGCTATGTTTCTCAGCCATTTCAAAATTAGAATTATAGCTGTCCTGATATTTTAATTATTCACTGTAAACTATGTATTTGTATCATACCAATGCAATATCTTTCCGATATATGTAAACAGTCTaaatgaaaaccaaaatttGGAGCAATGTCTTGCTGGTGATAGCTTACTTGCCAGTATCAAAACTGTCAAGCAATGAAGAATTGGCTCCATGATACCCGAGGTAGTAAGTATGCTCATCCATGCAATTtgcacaaagaagaaaatgaagaagcagaagcTCCAAACATTCTTCACATCTGGCAGCCAATTAATGTAGATCATCCCTTCAATAACCAGATACAAAGTTACAAAGACTGCTGTGAATTTAGAACTGTCTACAAGGGGCACAAGAAAGAACATGTTAAATTGTTAATGGAAGCTTGTTCATGTCAGAAACAATCTTGAGCTgtacaaaaaattaaatgaagGAAAGGGAAGCAAGAAGATCTAAGAGCTCATATTTGAATCCCCAGATAAAATTTAGGGCTCAATCTCGTAGCTAAAATTATATCACCACTGATGGGTTGGAAAAACAACTGCTGTCAGCAATCGAAAGTTTATCTTGGACTGCAGTTTGATATTGGTTTTGTCCATCCAGATCGGCACATTAAAGCATTTCCTTCAAGCCGAATAGCGATGAACCTCCGAACACGGGAGGCCTCTATCGCTCAGCCTTTCACCGTACTTTAGACTCCAGGCCAAAGTTGCAAGTGGCCAAAGTTCTACACATGATGAAAGGACCAACCACTGCAGCATGAATGAGCATATGATCTCAAAGAAACTGTCCCTTCCCCATTTCCAAGTTGCACTGCACTTGTTGGATCACTGACTGTTCGAGGGGCAGATTATATAACGCGTCTTATGCAGCTGTCTGTCTGGAGTTGCACTCTAGCGCCCCACCACGTCCAACAAACACCGCTTTCAAGCGGTTGAGCAGGTACTGAGGGCACGACTCCATGTCATATAAAAAAGGGTGCCCATTAGACCATGGCCATCCCAAATTTCCTCACTCTCATGATTTCGCAACTGAGTTCATCGCCATATGCTTCTCAATCAACTTATCCACAAAGGAACGGATCTGCAATTTCATGAACACAACATAATGAGAAGGTTCCAACCTAAAGAGGAATAATTCAATAGAGAGGTAGAAAACTTTCAAGTATAATAGAACTATAAAACACTAAAAAAGGGAAAGGCAAGAGAAATAACGAGCCCCATTCAAATCCAAACTAACCACAGGAACATATTAAAACCCTACCTTATTCCTCCTCTTGAAGTCAAGAAACTCGGGAACAGTCATTGCTTTCTCTGCATCTGTAGTCTGCTCCATAACCTGACAagaccaaagaagaaaataacatGAGGGGAAAAGCAGTTGAAACCTCCTTCATGGTATGGAAATATGCATcatcatcaaaattcaaagaaaccaaaaataagAGTTCTGACAGATAAAACAAATAATGGCCAGTACAATGGTCTAGAGCAGAACAAGAGGTAACCTTAGTTGCACTTTTCTTCATCATTGACTTGTAACCTTCCTTATCAATCTTCCTTGCTTTATAGAGAGGCATGAGCAATGATGCCACATAATCGACAACAGCCTGCTTAATACGCTCCACTCCTCTTCGCTGATTTTCCCCCAACAACTTGCTTTCAGAGAGTTGTGAAGCAGAGCTTTCTTCTGCCCGTCTCTCATGCGTTCCAGAGTGTAGTTTCATCCCAGTGTTTGAGTCCTCCTCATCCCTTAAGTGTTCAGTTGAATGATAGAAATTGGAATCAGCAGCTGCTGCTTGGGACCGCCACCTCTCAATGGCATGATAGTCCTTCACCCCTCCACTCCCAGCAGAATCAACCCATGCCTTTGAAAATCTACCATCAACGGCTACACTTTCCCCTGAATGCTCTCTCAGATTCAGTTGGTATGCAACCTCATTTGAGAAGCTTCTTTGAGTATAGTCATCAACCGACATTTTCATACTGTCAAGGTTGGCACAGCTGGCAAAGAAATCTACAGACCAGTTCCTAACTTTGCAATTCCTAGAGTCTATTTCTGATATACAATCTTGCCTTCCCAAAACATCCCCTGGCCACTTTTTTCTCCGAATATCTGAGTCATCCATTTGGGCATATTGTTCTCGTCTGGCAAATTTGTGAAATGATGGTATCTTAGGAAGCTCAGGTAATGTACTACATTCTGCTTCTGAAGATGCATATGCCTGCAAGATATTGTAATCACTTAAtgttaaagatatatatatatatatatatataacacagGTCCACAATTAAAGCCACTGGGGAGAAGGAAATGGATtaggaaaagaagaatcaaacaaTATGTACTTTTAGGGTAATCGGAATCAATATACACCGCTGCTGTAAACATAATAGCTGTACAGACAGCACACAAGGTGCATCAAATCACCCAGGCAATCTTGTACACAAATTATAAAGGTGATATCCTAGCCGAATATCACATAATCAGGTAATAACACCGTCCCATCTAACGGATCCAATAAGCCAGCCAAAGGAATCAAACAAGTGATATGACCCACATAATTTTCCATTTATATTTAAGCAGCCAGAGATTTACTATGGTATTTAGGACATAgtggagaaaagaaaaacagaccTTTGCAGCTGCCATAGCGGCAGCACGAGCAGATTCAGCAGCAGCAAAGGCAGCAGCTTCTTCTTCAGACATGGCAGCACCGCTGTCATCCACCTTAAAATCCAACCCTTGTACAGCATCTTCTGACCGTGATGAAACCTCTGATTTTGAGTCAGTAATGGTTTCCAATTTGGATGGTTTGCAGCTCGGCTTCTTATTGTTCTTACTATTTACATTGGAAGGAGAATGACTTCCTCCTGATGAAGGAACCTGAATGGCCCCTTTGTTATCAGGTGTGCCATGAGTAGTGCGTAAAGGTGGCTTTCCTGAACTAAAATCTTTCAATGACTTTGCCTTTGATGAATCCATAGTAGTTGCTTGCCTCAGTAATTTCAATCCACCATTAGAAGCCTTTTCCTTGCGGAACACTTCAATCCACATGCTGACCAACTGGCTTGCCACAGCACGAATGTCACGGCTTGTATGTACACAGAC from Macadamia integrifolia cultivar HAES 741 chromosome 14, SCU_Mint_v3, whole genome shotgun sequence encodes the following:
- the LOC122061701 gene encoding V-type proton ATPase 16 kDa proteolipid subunit, coding for MSSTFSGDETAPFFGFLGAAAALVFSCMGAAYGTAKSGVGVASMGVMRPELVMKSIVPVVMAGVLGIYGLIIAVIISTGINPKAKSYYLFDGYAHLSSGLACGLAGLSAGMAIGIVGDAGVRANAQQPKLFVGMILILIFAEALALYGLIVGIILSSRAGQSRAD